The genomic window GGAGGCACGCGCGCCGCTGCACACCGACCTGCAGGCGCTGCAATGCCCGCTCAAGGAATTCGGGCGTGCCTCGCCGTACCTGGTCGGTGCGCTGAAGTTGATCCTCACTCAGCCCTACGACATCGACACCGTGCCGAAGATGTTCCGCGGTGACTACCAGAACATCTCGCTCACACTCGACGTGACCTACAGCGCGGTGGACAATGCGTTCCTCACCGGTACGGGATTGTCGGGAGCACTGCGCGCACTCGAGCAGTCCTTCGGTCGCGACCCGGAGACGATGATCCCCGACGTGCGCTACACGCCGAACCCAAATGACGCGCCCGGCGGTCCGTTGGTGGAAAGGGGGGACCGGAATTGCTGACCCCCTTCATCAAGCGCCAGCTGGTGGCGTTCGGAATTCTGACGGTGATCTCGCTGCTGGTGCTGGGCATCTACTATCTGCAGGTGCCCAGCCTGGTCGGGATCGGCCGGTACACCTTGAAGGCCGAGCTGCCCGCATCCGGGGGTTTGTACCCCACGGCCAACGTCACCTACCGCGGCATCACCATCGGTAAGGTCACCGACGTCGAGCCCACCGAACACGGCGCCGAAGCGACGATGAGTCTCGACAGCCACTACAAGATCCCGGTCGACGCGGTGGCCAACGTCCACTCGGTGTCCGCGGTCGGTGAGCAGTATCTGGACCTGGTCTCCACCGGCAACCCTGGACGGTATCTGTCGGAGGGACAAACCATCACCAAGGGCACCGTCCCGGCCGAGATCGGGCCGGCATTGGACACGGCTAACCACGGGCTCGAGGTGTTACCGAAGGACAAGATCGCCACCCTGCTCGACGAGACCGCGCAATCCGTCGGCGGGTTGGGGCCCGCACTGCAACGGCTGGTCGACTCCACCCAGGCGATCGTCGGGGATTTCAAGACGAATATCACCAGTGTCAACGACATCCTGCAGAACTCCGGCCCGGTGCTGGACAGCCAGGTGAAGTCCGGTGATGCGATCGAGCGCTGGGCGCGCAACCTCAACTCGTTGTCCGCGCAGGCCGCGCGGCGCGATCAAAACGTGAAAAGCGTGCTATCCCAAGCGGCGCCGACCGCCGATCAGGTCAGCTCGGTGTTCAGCGACGTCAAGGAGTCGCTGCCGCAGACGCTGGCGAATCTCGAGGTGATCTTCGACCTGCTCAAGCGCTATCACGCCGGCGTGGAGCAGGTGCTGGTGTTCCTGCCGCAGGGCGCCTCGATTGCCCAGACGGTGGCCGCGCCGTTCCCGAACCAGGCCGCGCTCGACCTGGCGTTGTCGATCAACCAACCGCCGCCGTGTCTGACCGGCTTCATCCCGGCGCCGGAATGGCG from Mycobacterium shigaense includes these protein-coding regions:
- a CDS encoding virulence factor Mce family protein; this translates as MLTPFIKRQLVAFGILTVISLLVLGIYYLQVPSLVGIGRYTLKAELPASGGLYPTANVTYRGITIGKVTDVEPTEHGAEATMSLDSHYKIPVDAVANVHSVSAVGEQYLDLVSTGNPGRYLSEGQTITKGTVPAEIGPALDTANHGLEVLPKDKIATLLDETAQSVGGLGPALQRLVDSTQAIVGDFKTNITSVNDILQNSGPVLDSQVKSGDAIERWARNLNSLSAQAARRDQNVKSVLSQAAPTADQVSSVFSDVKESLPQTLANLEVIFDLLKRYHAGVEQVLVFLPQGASIAQTVAAPFPNQAALDLALSINQPPPCLTGFIPAPEWRAPADTSLAPLPSGTYCKIPMDTPANSVRGSRNMPCVDVPGKRAASPRECRDPKPYVPAGTNPWYGDPNQILTCPAPSARCDQSVRPGMVIPAPSVDNGMNPAPSDRVAGTPPATSDPLSRPGSGTVQCNGQQPNPCVYTPSGPPSAVYSPQSGELVGPDGVKYSVENSKKTGDDGWKEMLAPAS